Proteins encoded within one genomic window of Desulfonatronospira thiodismutans ASO3-1:
- a CDS encoding type II toxin-antitoxin system VapC family toxin has translation MKLILDTNAYAGFKLGYSELVEYIVRADVIFISPIVLGELIFGFRNGSRFSDNMKDLNLFLSHPAVETTTITDITSDRYSRIALQLKNQGTPIPSNDIWIAAQTMETGAELVTMDNHFDKVSGLVYRLFVRPPPP, from the coding sequence ATGAAGCTAATTCTGGACACCAATGCCTATGCAGGCTTTAAACTGGGTTATTCCGAACTGGTTGAATATATTGTCCGGGCTGATGTTATATTTATATCTCCCATCGTACTAGGCGAACTCATATTCGGATTCAGGAATGGCTCAAGATTTTCTGATAACATGAAAGACCTGAATCTGTTTTTATCACATCCGGCAGTTGAAACCACTACAATTACCGATATTACCTCTGATAGATATTCAAGAATCGCCTTGCAACTAAAAAATCAGGGAACTCCCATTCCCTCAAACGACATATGGATTGCCGCACAGACAATGGAAACAGGGGCGGAGCTTGTAACCATGGATAATCATTTTGATAAAGTCAGCGGCCTTGTTTATCGCCTTTTTGTCCGTCCCCCACCTCCCTAA
- a CDS encoding c-type heme family protein → MQKNGNKDDLRRKSSWFKSSMGVQSKFLLGTGLILLAVCLVSAFVIYFYEKRQMEQDALAKSELVMGAVDASRDYVREVLRPAMYEKYGQDHFMLEAMSTSYVGRSVMDRFTPTLEEFDYRRVSINARNTDYEASELEREKIEHFAEQGKTGEWQGVVSVNGKDQFKRYRPVVFESECMRCHGSPDDAPEVLVEMYGSERGFGRSEGELAGLSVVSIPVEAAMAQVREKAFSVFLVVFLGVSIVFIALSFFFNRMVVTNLRGLLEIFRDEADSHPANLVHIPSRGMDAGDELNELTDAASSMAEHLRRTREQLRQYAQNLEVKVQERTRALRDSEERLQVQVRARNQELQTLNVLAELTTQAVGLSEILPQVLHWTLKTFPARGAGIYLYDENQRMLVLQYHENSPGLSTKVPLQGQDLPASMYQPRNLEESIVQAACGQASYFDCRQNSGCLNIPLCCRGRVLGVMTFSGVNENELTSEMHSLLASIGRQIGIAVESLQNMEKLLQSKELLQSVFDGITDQVILMDRDFRIKMVNRAYARMYNVDMDEVIGRRCYEIHGSGERPCHDCGLNEVLKTRTPVVLETRCPAPEGIFQVHCYPVLDESGDVERVIRYVKEITDQKQMEQKIQQTEKLVAMGQLAAGVAHEINNPLGVILCYVELLKRQFSEVPQGQEDLVTIEKQARNCKRIVSDLLEFARSGETSKHTASLNQTLEEVLGMVGEQFKKQGVQIETDLDPDLPQMEMDTNKIKQVFMNLLMNARQAMDGRDGKMHISTRYMAQDSLARVIFWDNGEGIPEYMQDKIFDPFFSTKRTGEGTGLGLSVSYGIIREHGGEIIVESRPGEWTRFVIELPV, encoded by the coding sequence ATGCAGAAAAACGGCAACAAAGACGATTTACGCAGGAAAAGCTCATGGTTTAAAAGTTCCATGGGGGTCCAGTCCAAATTTTTGCTGGGTACCGGCTTGATTCTGCTGGCTGTGTGCCTGGTGAGTGCTTTTGTCATTTATTTTTACGAAAAGCGCCAGATGGAGCAGGACGCTTTGGCCAAGTCAGAGCTGGTCATGGGTGCTGTGGATGCCAGCAGGGATTACGTCCGGGAAGTGTTAAGGCCTGCCATGTACGAGAAGTACGGTCAGGATCACTTTATGCTCGAAGCCATGTCAACTTCCTATGTAGGCAGATCGGTTATGGATAGATTTACCCCTACCCTGGAAGAATTCGATTACAGGCGTGTGTCCATCAATGCCAGAAATACCGATTATGAAGCCAGCGAGCTGGAAAGGGAGAAGATCGAGCATTTTGCTGAGCAGGGGAAAACAGGTGAATGGCAGGGGGTAGTGAGCGTCAACGGTAAGGATCAGTTCAAGAGATACCGGCCTGTGGTCTTTGAAAGCGAGTGTATGCGCTGTCATGGGTCGCCTGATGATGCTCCGGAGGTACTGGTGGAGATGTATGGCAGTGAAAGGGGATTCGGGCGCAGCGAGGGTGAGCTTGCCGGGTTGAGCGTGGTGAGTATTCCCGTGGAGGCGGCCATGGCCCAGGTCAGAGAAAAGGCCTTTTCCGTTTTTCTGGTGGTTTTTCTTGGAGTCTCCATCGTATTTATTGCCCTGAGCTTCTTTTTCAACCGCATGGTGGTGACCAACCTTCGCGGTCTTCTGGAGATATTCAGGGATGAAGCAGACAGTCATCCTGCGAACCTGGTGCATATACCCAGCCGGGGGATGGATGCCGGTGACGAGCTCAACGAGCTGACCGATGCCGCCTCCAGCATGGCGGAACACCTGCGCAGGACCCGGGAGCAGCTGAGACAGTACGCCCAGAATCTGGAGGTCAAGGTTCAGGAGAGAACCAGGGCCCTCAGGGACTCTGAAGAACGTCTGCAGGTTCAGGTCAGGGCCAGGAACCAGGAGCTTCAGACTCTCAATGTCCTGGCTGAGCTTACAACACAGGCAGTCGGTCTTTCAGAAATACTGCCCCAGGTTCTGCACTGGACCCTGAAGACCTTTCCGGCCCGGGGAGCGGGAATTTATCTTTATGATGAAAACCAGCGCATGCTGGTTCTGCAGTACCATGAAAACTCTCCCGGTCTCAGTACAAAGGTCCCTCTTCAGGGCCAAGATCTTCCTGCAAGCATGTATCAGCCCCGGAATCTGGAAGAATCCATTGTCCAGGCCGCCTGCGGGCAAGCCAGCTATTTCGACTGCAGACAGAACTCCGGTTGTCTGAACATTCCACTTTGCTGCCGGGGGCGGGTGCTCGGGGTCATGACATTTTCCGGGGTTAATGAAAATGAACTCACCAGCGAGATGCACAGCCTTCTGGCTTCCATAGGACGGCAGATAGGTATCGCCGTGGAAAGCCTGCAGAACATGGAGAAACTCCTGCAGAGCAAGGAGCTTCTGCAATCGGTTTTTGACGGCATTACCGACCAGGTGATTCTTATGGACAGGGATTTTCGAATCAAGATGGTCAACAGGGCCTATGCCAGGATGTATAATGTGGATATGGATGAAGTCATCGGCAGGCGGTGCTATGAAATCCACGGCAGCGGTGAAAGGCCGTGCCATGATTGCGGCCTGAACGAGGTGCTGAAGACCAGAACACCCGTGGTTCTTGAGACCCGCTGTCCCGCCCCTGAAGGTATTTTTCAGGTGCATTGCTATCCTGTACTGGATGAATCAGGAGATGTGGAAAGGGTGATCCGCTATGTCAAGGAAATAACAGATCAAAAACAGATGGAGCAGAAGATCCAGCAGACTGAAAAGCTGGTGGCCATGGGACAACTGGCAGCCGGTGTGGCCCATGAGATCAATAACCCCCTTGGAGTGATTCTTTGTTACGTAGAGCTATTAAAGCGGCAGTTTTCCGAAGTGCCTCAGGGACAGGAGGATCTGGTCACCATTGAAAAACAGGCCCGCAACTGCAAGCGCATCGTAAGCGACCTTCTGGAATTCGCCCGCAGCGGAGAAACCAGTAAGCATACTGCCTCGTTGAACCAGACCCTGGAAGAAGTCCTGGGTATGGTGGGTGAGCAGTTCAAAAAACAGGGGGTACAGATAGAGACAGACCTGGATCCTGATCTGCCCCAAATGGAAATGGACACCAACAAAATCAAGCAGGTATTCATGAACCTGCTGATGAACGCCCGCCAGGCCATGGATGGCCGGGATGGCAAAATGCACATAAGCACCAGATACATGGCCCAGGACAGTCTGGCCAGGGTGATATTCTGGGACAATGGTGAAGGAATTCCGGAATACATGCAGGACAAGATATTCGATCCATTTTTCAGTACCAAACGCACAGGCGAGGGGACAGGTCTGGGACTTTCCGTGAGCTATGGAATTATCCGGGAGCATGGAGGTGAAATCATTGTCGAGAGCAGGCCTGGTGAGTGGACCAGGTTTGTTATTGAATTGCCTGTTTGA
- a CDS encoding FitA-like ribbon-helix-helix domain-containing protein, with product MQQITIRGIDPEVEQEIRRRADQNQKSINQTIKEIIYEQIRPVKPPTSSLKQLSGRWTQEDAAEFESAVKFCEQIDEEMWK from the coding sequence ATGCAGCAAATCACCATCCGGGGCATCGACCCTGAAGTTGAACAGGAAATACGGCGAAGGGCAGATCAAAACCAGAAATCCATCAATCAAACTATCAAAGAAATCATTTATGAACAAATCAGACCAGTGAAACCTCCCACATCCTCCCTTAAACAGCTCTCTGGCAGATGGACCCAGGAAGATGCCGCTGAATTCGAATCAGCCGTAAAATTTTGTGAACAGATAGATGAAGAAATGTGGAAATGA
- a CDS encoding phenylacetate--CoA ligase family protein encodes MVFDVQKETLPRDELETLQLKRLKYLVQKIYHNVPFYKQKFKELGLKPENLKSLFDLRQMPFTEKQDLRNNYPFGMFAVPRESVVRVHASSGTTGKATVVGYTQRDVETWAGLMARSFEAAGATRTDIIHNSYGYGLFTGGLGAHYGAEALGATILPVSGGATKRQVMLMRDFGSTVLCCTPSYSLHLYETALASGISISDLKLRVGIFGAEPWTEEMRQDIQNKLEIKALDIYGLSEIMGPGVGMECIAAQDGLHLWEDHFLPEIIDPDSGEPLPVGEKGELVITTLTKEAQPLLRYRTRDITRLNPVPCRCGRTHYRIERITGRSDDMLIIRGVNVFPSQIESILLETEGLSPHYQLIIDREGGMDTLEVRVEVHESMFSDEIRHLQRLEKKISGHIKEFLGVTAKTTMVEPQGIARSEGKAQRIIDRRKK; translated from the coding sequence ATGGTGTTTGATGTCCAAAAAGAGACTCTGCCCAGGGATGAACTGGAAACCCTGCAGCTGAAAAGGTTGAAATACCTGGTTCAAAAAATATATCATAATGTACCCTTCTACAAACAGAAGTTCAAAGAACTGGGGCTAAAGCCGGAAAATCTCAAGTCTCTTTTTGACCTGCGCCAGATGCCCTTTACCGAAAAGCAGGACCTGCGCAACAACTACCCCTTCGGCATGTTTGCCGTGCCCCGGGAAAGCGTGGTCCGGGTGCACGCCTCTTCCGGCACCACCGGCAAGGCCACTGTAGTCGGATATACTCAGCGCGACGTGGAGACCTGGGCCGGGCTCATGGCCAGATCCTTCGAGGCTGCCGGGGCCACCAGGACGGATATCATTCACAACTCCTACGGATACGGCCTGTTTACCGGAGGCCTGGGAGCCCATTACGGTGCGGAAGCCCTGGGGGCTACAATCCTGCCTGTTTCCGGAGGAGCAACCAAGCGCCAGGTCATGCTCATGCGCGACTTCGGATCCACTGTGCTTTGCTGTACTCCTTCCTACAGCCTGCACCTGTATGAAACCGCACTGGCTTCCGGCATAAGCATAAGCGACCTCAAGCTGAGGGTGGGCATATTCGGAGCTGAACCCTGGACCGAGGAAATGCGCCAGGATATTCAGAACAAGCTGGAGATCAAGGCCCTGGATATCTACGGTCTCTCGGAAATCATGGGTCCGGGCGTGGGCATGGAATGCATCGCCGCCCAGGACGGCCTGCATCTCTGGGAGGACCATTTCCTGCCGGAAATTATCGACCCTGACAGCGGCGAACCTCTGCCTGTGGGAGAAAAAGGCGAACTGGTCATCACCACCCTGACCAAGGAGGCCCAGCCCCTTCTACGCTACCGCACCCGGGACATCACCAGGTTAAACCCTGTCCCCTGCCGCTGCGGACGTACCCATTACCGCATAGAGCGCATAACCGGCCGCAGTGACGACATGCTCATTATCCGGGGAGTAAATGTCTTTCCCTCCCAGATCGAGAGCATCCTCCTGGAAACCGAGGGACTGTCCCCGCACTACCAGCTCATCATCGACCGCGAGGGCGGCATGGACACCCTGGAAGTCCGGGTGGAAGTGCACGAAAGCATGTTTTCCGATGAAATCAGGCACCTGCAGCGCCTGGAAAAGAAAATATCCGGGCATATCAAGGAATTTCTGGGAGTAACAGCCAAGACGACCATGGTTGAACCCCAGGGCATAGCCCGTTCCGAGGGCAAGGCCCAGAGAATCATAGACCGCCGCAAAAAATAA
- a CDS encoding YeiH family protein yields the protein MADNEKKEAQEAIQEEMAATSSSGKGRDWAQLYKKEDWWANWLGLALLLFALVVFWGATPADAPEKLEEFEAKVEYEEERAPFATIEQIEAQDELDDIRAQDYGLGPALASLIQRPQGWDDNPIEAFYMSESRAAEMREEAKPAYEEAQQKTEEAYDEAREAQEAAAEADFEDEALNEEAVNAIDAWLDARDAESSARSDANVEGYNIIPSMILLMILTGLMFSIGISFMGGNVGSFLMGYPIVFIISIIGFFIGNHAIASEYGLSYVLWCIIIGLLISNTMSTPGWVKPAVQTEYYIKTGLVLLGGSILFGLILMIGAPGIVVAWGVTPTVLIIGYWVGNRVIKLPSKPLNVCVAAAASVCGVSAAIAAAAASKAKGEELTIAVGLSLVFTALGMFLMPALVVAVGMNPILGGAWVGGTVDSTGAVVAAGELLGPGAMYTAATLKMIQNVMIGILAFGIAAYWATKVEREGSDVELTLGGALREIWTRFPKFVIGFVAASIFFTIVYESMGHQMGETVVQDGVLGGWANPLRAWFFAMAFTSIGLATNFRELAKYFAGGKILYHYIFTQGFNVILTLFLAWLMFMVFFPGVTEHLMEIR from the coding sequence ATGGCTGACAACGAAAAAAAAGAAGCTCAAGAAGCTATTCAGGAAGAAATGGCTGCCACTTCTTCCTCCGGCAAGGGCAGGGACTGGGCGCAACTCTACAAAAAAGAAGACTGGTGGGCCAACTGGCTTGGTCTGGCCCTGCTTCTGTTTGCTCTCGTGGTCTTCTGGGGAGCCACTCCCGCAGACGCTCCTGAGAAGCTGGAAGAGTTCGAGGCAAAGGTCGAGTACGAAGAAGAAAGGGCTCCCTTTGCCACTATAGAGCAGATCGAGGCCCAGGACGAACTGGACGATATCCGGGCCCAGGACTACGGGCTGGGACCGGCCCTGGCCAGCCTTATTCAGCGCCCCCAGGGCTGGGATGACAATCCCATTGAAGCATTTTACATGAGCGAGTCCAGGGCTGCTGAAATGCGTGAAGAGGCAAAGCCAGCATATGAAGAAGCCCAGCAGAAGACAGAAGAAGCTTATGATGAAGCCAGGGAAGCCCAGGAAGCTGCTGCAGAAGCCGATTTCGAGGATGAGGCCTTAAATGAAGAGGCGGTAAACGCCATTGATGCCTGGCTGGATGCCCGGGACGCCGAATCCAGTGCCAGAAGCGATGCCAACGTTGAAGGGTACAACATTATACCCTCCATGATCCTGCTTATGATCCTGACAGGGCTCATGTTTTCCATAGGTATCAGCTTCATGGGTGGAAATGTCGGCTCATTTCTGATGGGTTACCCCATTGTATTCATCATTTCCATAATCGGATTCTTCATCGGCAACCACGCCATAGCCAGTGAATATGGCTTAAGTTACGTACTGTGGTGTATTATTATAGGCCTTCTCATCAGTAATACCATGAGTACACCTGGCTGGGTCAAACCAGCGGTTCAGACCGAGTACTATATCAAGACCGGACTGGTCCTTCTTGGCGGCAGTATCCTCTTCGGCCTGATCCTCATGATCGGCGCTCCCGGCATCGTAGTGGCCTGGGGTGTTACGCCCACAGTTCTTATCATCGGTTACTGGGTTGGAAACAGGGTCATCAAGCTGCCTTCCAAGCCGCTCAACGTCTGCGTGGCCGCAGCAGCCAGTGTGTGCGGTGTGTCCGCAGCCATCGCCGCGGCGGCAGCCTCCAAGGCCAAGGGTGAGGAACTGACCATCGCTGTCGGGCTGTCCTTAGTTTTCACCGCCCTGGGCATGTTCCTCATGCCGGCCCTGGTGGTAGCCGTAGGCATGAACCCCATTCTGGGTGGTGCCTGGGTCGGCGGTACTGTCGACTCCACCGGTGCAGTTGTGGCCGCGGGCGAGCTTCTTGGCCCCGGAGCCATGTACACTGCAGCCACACTGAAGATGATCCAGAACGTAATGATCGGTATCCTGGCTTTCGGTATCGCTGCCTACTGGGCCACCAAGGTGGAGCGTGAAGGAAGCGATGTTGAGTTGACCCTGGGCGGAGCTCTGCGCGAAATATGGACCCGCTTTCCCAAGTTCGTCATCGGATTTGTTGCGGCCTCCATATTCTTCACCATCGTCTACGAATCCATGGGACACCAGATGGGTGAAACCGTTGTTCAGGACGGCGTCCTGGGCGGATGGGCCAACCCGCTGCGGGCCTGGTTCTTTGCCATGGCCTTTACCAGCATCGGCCTGGCCACCAACTTCCGCGAACTGGCCAAGTACTTTGCCGGCGGAAAGATCCTGTACCACTACATCTTCACCCAGGGATTCAACGTCATCCTGACTCTGTTCCTGGCCTGGCTGATGTTCATGGTCTTCTTCCCCGGCGTAACTGAACATCTGATGGAAATCAGATAA
- a CDS encoding sigma-54-dependent transcriptional regulator: MSKQRLMIIDDEKDMLQGLSRILPQELENIQVETFSSALSGLESIKRQPVDVLLLDIRMPEMDGMEVLTAVKEIDPWITVVMITAYGSIETAVEAIKKGAYDFITKPFEIPDLVRVLNKALERSLLIRENMNLRKKVSEKEPFADFVGQSPPMRRLYDGIQALAGTDYTVLIRGESGTGKELVARALHELSPRSSRRMVTVNCPAIPEHLLESELFGHKKGAFTGAEQNHTGMFLEADKSTLLLDEIGDLPVSIQTKLLRVLQEREVRPLGSDKSRKVDVRILSCTNQDLEARIQDRSFREDLYYRLNVVTLRTPSLSEITEDIPLLADHFLRSVCNELGLPLKRFSVAAIQSMMHKSWPGNVRELQNFVRRVALFSPEEEIGAADIRVAQDSLYGSAESRQDQDSNGKAVKPYQQAKEELLENFTREYITRLLGQTEGNVTRASDIAGISRTALQKIMRRYEIRSEDYR; the protein is encoded by the coding sequence ATGAGCAAGCAGCGCTTGATGATAATAGATGATGAAAAGGATATGCTGCAGGGGTTGTCACGGATTCTGCCCCAGGAGCTTGAAAATATCCAGGTGGAGACTTTTTCCAGTGCCTTGAGCGGGCTGGAATCCATCAAGAGGCAGCCTGTGGACGTGCTGCTGCTGGATATCCGCATGCCGGAAATGGACGGCATGGAAGTTTTGACAGCGGTCAAGGAGATTGATCCCTGGATCACCGTGGTGATGATAACAGCTTATGGAAGTATAGAAACTGCAGTGGAGGCCATTAAAAAGGGAGCCTATGACTTCATCACCAAACCCTTTGAGATTCCGGATCTGGTTCGGGTCCTGAACAAGGCCCTGGAGAGGAGCCTGCTCATCCGGGAAAACATGAACCTGCGCAAAAAGGTCTCTGAAAAAGAACCTTTTGCAGACTTTGTGGGCCAGTCACCGCCTATGCGCCGGCTTTACGACGGAATACAGGCCCTGGCCGGTACTGATTATACAGTATTGATCAGAGGCGAATCGGGAACCGGCAAGGAACTGGTGGCCAGGGCCCTGCATGAATTAAGTCCCCGCAGCAGCCGCAGGATGGTCACTGTCAACTGTCCGGCCATCCCGGAGCACCTGCTGGAAAGCGAGCTTTTCGGGCATAAAAAGGGGGCGTTTACCGGGGCGGAGCAGAACCACACCGGCATGTTCCTGGAGGCGGACAAGTCCACGCTGCTGCTGGACGAAATAGGGGATCTGCCGGTATCCATACAGACCAAGCTTTTGCGGGTATTGCAGGAAAGAGAAGTCCGGCCCCTGGGTTCGGATAAATCCCGCAAGGTTGATGTGCGCATTCTGTCCTGCACCAACCAGGATCTGGAAGCCAGGATTCAGGACCGCAGCTTTCGTGAAGACCTGTATTACCGCCTGAATGTCGTCACCCTGCGCACTCCCTCCCTTTCCGAGATCACAGAGGACATTCCCCTCCTGGCGGATCATTTCCTGCGCAGTGTCTGCAATGAGCTGGGCCTGCCCCTGAAACGTTTCAGCGTGGCCGCGATCCAGTCCATGATGCACAAATCCTGGCCGGGCAATGTGCGCGAGCTGCAGAATTTTGTCCGCAGGGTGGCCCTTTTTTCGCCTGAGGAAGAAATAGGAGCCGCGGATATCCGCGTTGCCCAGGACAGTCTGTATGGCTCGGCCGAGAGCCGGCAGGACCAAGACAGCAACGGCAAGGCGGTCAAGCCTTACCAGCAGGCCAAGGAGGAGCTCCTGGAGAATTTTACCAGGGAATATATAACCAGGCTGCTGGGTCAGACCGAGGGCAACGTGACCCGGGCCTCTGATATAGCCGGCATAAGCCGTACAGCCCTGCAGAAAATTATGCGCAGATACGAAATCCGCTCCGAGGATTACAGGTAG
- a CDS encoding universal stress protein: MKLLVPHDGSEFANKTLDKAIEMAKKHGEATISSVVVVPDLCMSFVGMDECNLLENTLQKEGESIKKAVEAMLSEKGLKGEVVIKAGAPEHVILETADQQNVDYIVMGASGKHGAASRGALGGVTCKVINLGKHNVIVIKK, encoded by the coding sequence ATGAAACTACTGGTACCCCATGACGGATCGGAATTCGCAAACAAGACCCTGGACAAGGCCATTGAGATGGCCAAAAAACACGGTGAGGCCACCATTTCATCGGTTGTGGTCGTCCCTGACCTGTGCATGTCCTTTGTGGGCATGGATGAATGCAATCTCCTGGAAAACACCCTGCAAAAAGAGGGTGAAAGTATCAAGAAAGCAGTCGAGGCCATGCTGTCTGAAAAAGGGCTCAAGGGTGAAGTGGTGATTAAGGCGGGTGCTCCTGAACACGTAATTCTGGAGACTGCTGATCAGCAGAATGTGGACTACATTGTTATGGGCGCGTCCGGTAAACATGGCGCTGCATCCCGGGGAGCACTGGGCGGAGTTACCTGCAAGGTCATCAATCTTGGCAAGCACAACGTGATCGTCATTAAAAAATAA
- a CDS encoding ACT domain-containing protein has product MIVEQISIFLENRAGRLADVTRTLAEAGINIRALSLADTTDFGILRLIVTDHEKAKQALKENGFTVGRTNVVAAEVEDRPGGLHAILTMLSENGINVEYMYAFVQQSGQNAVLIFRFDRTEEAVETLQKNGVRIIPGDELYNI; this is encoded by the coding sequence ATGATAGTTGAACAGATTTCCATATTTCTGGAAAACAGGGCCGGCAGGCTGGCTGATGTCACCAGGACCCTGGCCGAGGCCGGGATAAATATCCGGGCCCTGTCCCTGGCCGACACTACGGACTTCGGCATCCTGCGCCTCATTGTCACCGACCACGAGAAAGCCAAGCAGGCCCTCAAGGAAAACGGCTTCACCGTGGGCCGCACCAACGTAGTGGCAGCCGAGGTGGAAGACCGACCCGGCGGGCTGCACGCCATCCTGACCATGCTCAGCGAAAACGGCATTAACGTGGAATACATGTACGCCTTTGTGCAGCAAAGCGGCCAGAATGCCGTTTTGATCTTCCGCTTCGACAGAACGGAGGAGGCTGTAGAGACCCTGCAGAAAAACGGGGTACGCATCATCCCCGGGGATGAGCTGTATAATATTTAA